One genomic segment of Alkalimarinus alittae includes these proteins:
- a CDS encoding glycosyltransferase family 4 protein has protein sequence MAVLSRQKLRIVQVLPELNAGGVERGTVEFARELVKAGHESIVISSGGRQVPKLESEGSRHITALVHKKSLASFFQIRPMRRLLADLKPDIVHVRSRMPAWIVWLAWRKMNPEIRPKLISTFHGMYSVNAYSAIMAKSEHIISISDCVSDYIFRNYAVSPDKLTRIYRGLDRNSFSEGSNIDKWKDELFLKYPQFKSKKLILMPGRLTRWKGQEAFLSMMNVLVGIDPRCHGIIVGEAESNKEHYLQELTVQCSRLGLDDKVTFVGHRSDINNFYSLSAVACHMSNKAEPFGRTVTEALASGVPVVAYDRGGASESLRAGFPEGLVAADDIAAFAHKVSALLDSEANIQLPDEFYLDSQARETLNVYYRALES, from the coding sequence ATGGCGGTACTAAGTAGGCAAAAATTGCGAATTGTGCAGGTTCTTCCTGAGCTCAATGCAGGAGGGGTTGAAAGGGGAACTGTAGAGTTTGCTCGAGAGTTAGTTAAAGCAGGGCACGAGTCGATTGTTATCTCAAGTGGGGGAAGGCAAGTTCCTAAGCTCGAGTCAGAAGGATCTCGTCATATAACCGCTCTTGTACATAAGAAATCGCTGGCATCTTTTTTCCAAATACGCCCAATGAGACGTCTGTTGGCAGACCTAAAGCCTGATATTGTTCATGTTCGGTCAAGGATGCCTGCTTGGATTGTTTGGCTTGCATGGCGAAAAATGAACCCTGAAATTCGGCCTAAGTTGATTTCTACTTTTCATGGAATGTATTCGGTTAATGCCTATAGTGCGATTATGGCAAAATCTGAACACATTATTTCTATTTCAGATTGCGTGAGTGATTACATTTTCAGGAATTATGCAGTTTCTCCCGACAAGTTAACTAGAATTTACAGGGGCTTGGACCGAAATTCATTTTCTGAAGGTTCAAATATAGATAAATGGAAAGACGAACTGTTTCTTAAGTACCCACAGTTTAAATCTAAAAAATTGATCCTTATGCCTGGCAGGCTTACGCGATGGAAAGGGCAAGAGGCCTTTTTAAGTATGATGAATGTTTTGGTTGGTATTGACCCTCGGTGTCATGGCATTATTGTCGGAGAGGCAGAATCTAACAAAGAACATTATCTTCAAGAGTTAACAGTGCAATGCTCGCGCCTAGGCTTAGATGATAAGGTAACGTTTGTGGGGCATCGTTCAGATATTAATAATTTCTATTCTTTGTCAGCAGTGGCATGTCATATGTCTAATAAAGCTGAACCCTTTGGTCGAACGGTTACCGAGGCGCTTGCATCGGGAGTTCCCGTTGTTGCTTACGATCGGGGAGGTGCCAGCGAGTCTTTAAGGGCTGGATTTCCAGAAGGGCTAGTTGCTGCAGACGATATAGCTGCATTTGCCCATAAAGTTTCGGCTTTATTGGATTCAGAGGCTAATATACAACTACCGGACGAGTTTTATCTGGACTCTCAAGCACGAGAGACACTTAATGTTTATTATCGAGCGCTTGAAAGTTGA
- the glnE gene encoding bifunctional [glutamate--ammonia ligase]-adenylyl-L-tyrosine phosphorylase/[glutamate--ammonia-ligase] adenylyltransferase has product MIEQLRALISVQEPIFQEKLLLTLSNLEQSLVQLDSVDSKAWDTAVLTSIVSAWCLSDFVANATSRFPLLLSDLINSGDLFSSYDSGSINNRLAEEIKHVSTEDELVMTLRLFRRREMVRIIWRDLLKVSDLSETTRDMSRLADETIDQTLSWLHQDCCDKWGVPVGQSSGTPQQMVVLGMGKLGAFELNVSSDIDLIFAYPENGETAGAKRSIENQAFFIRLGQRLVSALDKTTADGLVFRTDMRLRPYGQSGSLALSFAAMEEYYQSQGREWERYAMIKARVVAGDFEQGQALMQSLKPFVYRRYIDFSVFQSLRDMKDMISREVRRKGMESNIKLGSGGIREVEFIVQAFQLIRGGRDTRLQQPELMAILQVLEEDGLLPPQAVKELREAYIFLRNIEHSIQGISDQQTQMLPESQIDQRRVALAMNFDNWELMFEKLSVHRQNVSRHFSDIIAPEEDRASEVYESKAFLGLWLGELSDEAAVETLQEYGFEAPDDSYRLLANLRKQRNVQMMQTQGRERLDSFIPLLLTEIASQKNRSLTLQRILLLIEAVLRRTAYFVLLNENPGALKQLVWLCSESPWIAEQLASTPLLLDELLNSESLYSPPKKEALQDELRQQLLRIPEEDFEEQMEVLRYFKKAHVLRVAASEVRGTLPLMKVSDYLTWIAEAELDQVIKIAWRHLTEKHGFPVKTDGSICDLDFAIIAYGKMGGIELGYTSDLDLVFLHSGDANKPTTGERSVDTGVFFTRLGQRIIHILNTQTAGGQIYEVDMRLRPSGNSGLLVCSLNAFEEYQKNNAWTWEHQALTRARFVAGSDSLGKDFYAVRSRILNQFRGLETLQQDVIVMREKMRDSLGSKAMDADQHKNFHIKHDSGGIIDIEFLCQFAVLGWSHKYPELMKWSDNIRILEEMGLCGLLQVNEAEKLSEIYKLMRSLIHKRALQKLNSEVSSEVFINERAFVASMWDKFVVRCQ; this is encoded by the coding sequence GTGATTGAGCAGCTAAGAGCACTAATTTCAGTTCAAGAGCCAATATTCCAAGAAAAGCTATTATTAACGTTATCTAACCTTGAGCAAAGCTTAGTCCAGCTAGACTCAGTAGATAGTAAGGCCTGGGATACAGCGGTGCTTACAAGTATCGTGTCTGCTTGGTGTTTAAGTGATTTTGTTGCAAATGCTACGTCCCGTTTCCCATTATTACTTTCAGACTTAATTAATAGTGGTGACCTGTTTTCAAGCTATGATAGTGGTTCAATAAACAATAGATTGGCCGAAGAAATTAAGCATGTTAGCACTGAAGATGAATTAGTCATGACTCTCAGGTTATTTAGACGCCGTGAGATGGTAAGAATAATTTGGAGAGATTTGTTAAAGGTATCCGATTTATCAGAAACAACTCGAGACATGAGCCGTTTAGCGGATGAGACTATTGATCAAACTTTATCATGGCTGCATCAAGATTGTTGTGACAAGTGGGGCGTTCCAGTTGGGCAAAGCTCTGGTACTCCTCAGCAAATGGTTGTGTTGGGAATGGGTAAATTAGGCGCTTTTGAGCTGAATGTATCCTCTGATATCGACCTTATTTTTGCTTACCCTGAGAATGGAGAAACCGCCGGAGCCAAAAGAAGTATTGAAAATCAGGCCTTCTTTATACGGCTAGGTCAACGTCTAGTCAGCGCATTGGATAAGACTACTGCAGACGGGTTAGTATTTCGTACTGATATGCGGCTTCGCCCTTATGGGCAGAGCGGTTCTCTTGCGCTTAGTTTCGCCGCCATGGAAGAATATTACCAAAGCCAAGGGCGAGAATGGGAGCGCTATGCGATGATTAAAGCGCGAGTCGTAGCAGGAGACTTTGAACAAGGGCAAGCGTTGATGCAAAGCCTCAAACCTTTTGTTTATAGGCGTTATATTGATTTCTCTGTATTTCAGTCGCTTCGTGATATGAAAGATATGATTAGCCGAGAAGTTAGGCGTAAAGGCATGGAGTCCAATATAAAGCTTGGGTCCGGCGGCATTAGAGAAGTTGAGTTTATTGTCCAAGCTTTTCAGCTTATTCGCGGAGGCCGAGACACTCGCCTACAGCAACCTGAGCTAATGGCTATCTTGCAAGTATTAGAGGAGGATGGCTTGCTACCCCCTCAAGCTGTTAAAGAGCTTCGAGAGGCATATATATTTCTCCGTAATATTGAGCACTCTATTCAAGGGATTAGCGATCAGCAGACTCAAATGCTGCCTGAAAGTCAAATTGACCAAAGGCGTGTTGCTTTAGCAATGAATTTTGATAATTGGGAGCTGATGTTCGAAAAGCTTAGTGTTCATCGGCAAAATGTGAGTCGACATTTTTCAGATATTATAGCGCCTGAAGAGGATAGGGCGTCTGAGGTTTATGAGTCGAAAGCATTTCTCGGGTTATGGTTAGGAGAGCTTTCAGATGAGGCCGCAGTTGAAACGTTGCAAGAATATGGTTTTGAAGCGCCAGATGACAGTTATCGGTTGCTCGCTAATCTTAGGAAACAGCGAAATGTACAAATGATGCAGACTCAAGGAAGAGAGCGGCTAGATTCTTTCATACCCTTGTTACTAACAGAAATAGCGAGTCAGAAGAATCGTTCGTTAACGCTTCAGCGAATTTTATTGTTAATAGAAGCAGTGCTTCGTCGAACGGCTTATTTTGTTTTACTTAATGAAAATCCAGGTGCTCTAAAACAGCTTGTATGGCTGTGTTCCGAGAGCCCTTGGATTGCCGAGCAGCTTGCCTCAACCCCTTTGCTATTAGACGAACTACTAAACTCTGAAAGTTTATATAGCCCCCCTAAGAAGGAAGCGCTTCAAGACGAATTGAGACAGCAGTTGTTACGTATACCTGAGGAAGACTTTGAAGAACAAATGGAGGTTCTTCGCTATTTTAAGAAAGCGCATGTTTTACGGGTTGCGGCATCAGAAGTGCGCGGTACATTGCCTTTGATGAAAGTAAGTGATTACTTAACTTGGATAGCAGAAGCAGAGCTTGATCAAGTTATAAAAATAGCTTGGCGACATCTAACAGAAAAGCATGGTTTCCCTGTTAAAACGGATGGAAGTATTTGCGATCTAGATTTTGCAATAATTGCTTACGGTAAAATGGGTGGGATTGAGCTAGGTTATACCTCTGACCTTGATCTCGTTTTTTTACACTCCGGTGATGCAAATAAACCTACCACCGGAGAGCGGTCAGTCGATACCGGTGTATTTTTCACTCGTCTCGGGCAGCGGATCATTCATATACTAAACACTCAAACTGCAGGCGGGCAAATTTATGAAGTTGACATGCGCCTTAGGCCATCAGGTAACTCTGGTCTTTTGGTGTGCTCGCTAAATGCTTTTGAAGAGTATCAAAAAAATAATGCATGGACATGGGAGCATCAAGCACTGACTAGAGCTCGTTTTGTGGCGGGCAGTGATTCATTAGGCAAAGATTTTTATGCGGTCCGTAGTCGTATATTAAACCAATTTAGAGGCTTAGAGACTCTTCAGCAGGATGTTATCGTTATGCGAGAGAAGATGAGAGACTCGCTAGGCTCTAAAGCGATGGATGCGGATCAGCATAAAAACTTTCATATAAAGCATGACTCCGGTGGGATCATAGATATTGAATTCCTGTGTCAATTTGCAGTACTTGGTTGGTCACATAAATACCCAGAATTAATGAAGTGGTCAGACAATATACGTATTCTTGAGGAAATGGGACTGTGCGGTTTACTACAAGTAAATGAGGCCGAAAAGTTATCAGAAATATATAAGTTGATGCGCTCTTTGATTCATAAGCGGGCACTGCAAAAACTGAACAGCGAAGTAAGCTCTGAGGTTTTTATAAATGAAAGAGCTTTTGTTGCATCAATGTGGGATAAATTTGTGGTTCGCTGCCAGTAG
- a CDS encoding glycosyltransferase, with the protein MKVCQFLASGDSGGLAKHLVDLTNGLSEAHEVSVIAPESMKPLLADSINFCAIDFSSGPLKSFFSLFQMYRFLKLTAPDVVCAHGSKAAKKLAFLKPYIQPACIGTLHWIEKKKKYFERLDGVIGVSNAALDGLKLNTQKVIYNGVNISDNIRQESLLAFEGLGIQKNNPTVIAIGRLVKVKGFDVLVNAWQQVNANLLLVGDGPLKQELHDSIVEKGLTHKVFLLGHVDQAHELIRKAELVVISSLHEGFCYVLAEALRYRVPVVSTDVAAANEILPNKLLCPIDDATSLERNLNIQLQRLPELREDLDRIFDWAEVSLSVAHMAEETARFYSFVINEKMNSGRNTKS; encoded by the coding sequence ATGAAAGTTTGTCAGTTTTTAGCTTCAGGTGATTCTGGGGGGTTGGCAAAGCACCTCGTAGATTTAACAAATGGCTTATCTGAGGCTCATGAGGTTTCAGTTATTGCGCCAGAATCTATGAAACCACTCCTAGCGGATAGTATTAATTTTTGCGCAATAGACTTTTCATCTGGTCCGCTAAAATCATTTTTTAGCTTGTTCCAAATGTATCGATTTTTGAAGCTCACTGCTCCTGATGTTGTTTGTGCGCACGGAAGTAAAGCTGCAAAAAAACTCGCCTTTTTAAAGCCTTATATTCAGCCCGCGTGTATCGGTACCCTCCATTGGATAGAAAAGAAAAAGAAATATTTTGAGCGATTAGATGGTGTAATTGGCGTTAGTAATGCGGCCTTGGATGGATTGAAGCTTAATACTCAGAAGGTTATTTATAACGGGGTCAACATTAGTGATAATATTAGGCAGGAGTCGCTTCTGGCTTTTGAGGGGTTAGGGATACAAAAAAATAATCCTACTGTGATAGCAATAGGACGGCTAGTTAAGGTAAAAGGGTTTGATGTTCTGGTAAATGCTTGGCAACAAGTTAATGCGAATTTGTTGCTAGTGGGGGATGGGCCTCTTAAACAAGAGTTGCATGACTCAATTGTAGAAAAAGGTTTAACTCATAAGGTTTTTTTATTGGGTCATGTTGATCAGGCTCATGAGCTAATTAGAAAGGCGGAGCTTGTCGTCATCTCATCACTGCATGAGGGCTTCTGTTACGTTTTGGCTGAGGCTCTACGCTACAGGGTTCCTGTTGTTTCTACGGATGTGGCTGCCGCCAATGAAATTTTACCTAATAAGTTGTTGTGTCCAATTGATGATGCGACGTCTCTGGAACGTAATTTGAATATTCAATTGCAACGCTTGCCTGAGTTGCGTGAAGATTTAGATCGTATATTTGACTGGGCTGAGGTGTCTTTATCTGTAGCGCATATGGCAGAGGAAACCGCCCGATTTTATTCTTTTGTTATTAATGAAAAAATGAATAGTGGCCGAAATACAAAATCTTAG
- a CDS encoding potassium channel protein, whose amino-acid sequence MNPYRDKPGRPHRRAIYQTDWQLKKRIQRLFLILFCLLLLHVFAMVTLESMSLQQAAWLTLTTITTVGYGDLSATTPAGQIATVVLMYITGITLVTLIFSDYVDYRFYRRERIRTGRWRWNMVNHILLINAPKYGGTQYYMRFVQQLRANSDYKSTPIQILTTDFSDSIPPELAELGVAHFHGSGTNLHDLSAVNVHEAKHIIILAKDSNDISSDSDTFDTLHRLSEFNLSKRCIVECVDDENRSRLAKLGAQSILRPVRTYPEIIIRALIAPGSEKVLEDLFTHENDHPHRYEVEVTEMNWSEIVCALIQSNLGTAMAYIDHENEVICNPIATSPINAKAIIVLVKTEVTATEQDIRDSIERYKTRMAQWHAMKAANSQL is encoded by the coding sequence ATGAATCCCTATCGAGATAAACCCGGTCGACCACACCGTCGCGCCATATATCAAACAGACTGGCAGTTAAAAAAGCGTATTCAGCGTTTATTCTTAATTCTTTTTTGCCTGCTCTTACTTCACGTATTTGCAATGGTAACCCTCGAGTCGATGAGCCTTCAACAAGCTGCATGGCTTACATTAACAACCATTACAACAGTTGGCTACGGCGATCTTTCTGCTACTACTCCAGCCGGACAGATAGCAACAGTTGTATTAATGTATATAACAGGCATTACATTAGTTACGCTAATATTTAGTGACTATGTTGATTATCGCTTTTATCGTAGAGAACGTATTAGAACTGGAAGATGGAGATGGAATATGGTCAACCACATACTGCTAATTAATGCCCCAAAATATGGAGGTACTCAGTATTACATGCGGTTTGTGCAACAACTGAGAGCAAATAGTGACTACAAAAGCACACCAATACAGATTCTGACAACAGACTTCTCAGACAGCATTCCTCCTGAGCTTGCTGAATTAGGTGTCGCGCATTTTCACGGCTCTGGTACAAATTTACATGACCTGTCAGCAGTCAATGTGCATGAAGCAAAACATATAATTATCTTAGCAAAAGACTCGAATGATATTTCATCGGATAGTGATACCTTTGATACATTGCACCGTTTGTCTGAATTCAATTTATCTAAACGATGCATTGTTGAATGCGTAGATGACGAAAACCGTAGTCGACTTGCTAAATTAGGCGCACAATCCATTCTTCGCCCAGTCAGAACATACCCAGAAATCATCATCCGAGCGTTAATAGCACCCGGCAGTGAAAAGGTACTAGAAGACCTATTTACACATGAAAACGATCATCCTCACCGTTATGAAGTTGAGGTCACAGAGATGAACTGGTCTGAAATCGTATGTGCCTTAATCCAGTCAAACCTTGGTACTGCTATGGCATACATAGACCATGAGAACGAGGTTATCTGTAACCCTATAGCTACTAGTCCGATTAACGCAAAGGCAATCATCGTATTAGTTAAAACCGAAGTTACGGCAACAGAACAAGATATTAGAGATTCGATAGAACGTTATAAAACACGCATGGCTCAATGGCATGCAATGAAGGCTGCCAATAGTCAATTATAA
- a CDS encoding mitochondrial fission ELM1 family protein — protein sequence MGNLTTKKTLIVWFFTDDKPGHLNQLKGLESRLSAHTEIKSRWLSVPSKNISCFNILIKRFSLEGDFVPDLVVGAGSKTHKYLVAAKYSYNCFSLVLMRPSLPLSLFDGAVIPEHDNPPVNDKILVTLGVLNNIEPRAPRLSGVTENVRGLILIGGESKHYVWDDTLILKQLEQVLTGSVNVKEWVLSNSRRTPSSFLVKLKERNFPNISIVEHQDTESLWLPEQMAKSEQIWVTPDSVSMIYESITSGAATYAFDLQAKKESRVVRGIKVLLKKKLLSQWPDIEPKSQPFVLWEVERVVNWLLKRMSL from the coding sequence GTGGGAAATTTGACTACAAAAAAAACACTCATAGTTTGGTTTTTTACGGACGATAAACCAGGGCATTTAAACCAACTAAAGGGTTTAGAGTCGCGTTTATCTGCTCATACTGAAATTAAATCTCGCTGGCTTTCAGTCCCAAGTAAAAACATAAGTTGCTTTAACATTTTGATCAAGCGATTTAGCCTAGAGGGTGATTTCGTGCCTGATCTTGTTGTTGGTGCGGGAAGCAAAACACATAAGTATTTAGTGGCTGCTAAATATAGTTATAATTGTTTTTCGCTTGTTTTGATGAGGCCCTCTTTACCTTTAAGTTTGTTTGATGGAGCTGTGATCCCCGAGCATGATAACCCTCCGGTAAACGATAAAATATTGGTCACATTAGGTGTGCTTAATAATATAGAGCCTAGAGCTCCTCGGTTAAGTGGCGTTACAGAAAACGTACGTGGTTTGATTCTTATTGGCGGAGAGTCTAAGCATTATGTTTGGGATGATACCCTCATATTAAAGCAACTCGAGCAGGTCTTAACCGGTTCAGTAAATGTGAAAGAGTGGGTATTAAGTAACTCTCGTAGAACACCTAGTTCTTTTTTAGTTAAGCTTAAAGAAAGAAATTTTCCAAATATTAGTATTGTTGAGCATCAAGATACTGAAAGCTTATGGTTGCCGGAGCAAATGGCCAAGTCTGAACAGATATGGGTTACACCTGATAGCGTCTCTATGATCTATGAATCTATCACCTCTGGGGCTGCTACATACGCTTTTGATCTTCAGGCAAAGAAAGAATCGAGGGTGGTTAGAGGGATTAAGGTGTTATTAAAAAAGAAACTGCTTTCTCAGTGGCCGGACATAGAACCCAAAAGTCAGCCGTTTGTGTTGTGGGAAGTAGAACGTGTTGTGAATTGGCTTCTTAAACGTATGTCTCTATAG